One genomic region from Henningerozyma blattae CBS 6284 chromosome 2, complete genome encodes:
- the SEN54 gene encoding tRNA splicing endonuclease subunit SEN54 (similar to Saccharomyces cerevisiae SEN54 (YPL083C); ancestral locus Anc_8.559), whose amino-acid sequence MSTLDKDYENDPTKDALDDDEIDDDELTQDWSKIAALSKKNPNYTIPKRGEKDAVIDGTNAQELLLNNARNEMFEALENSVRGTMIKSQVKAYYLPLQHEAIVPHPKGNFLQSMGKADKQGRVFLKFHEFLYLAERGTITPYQTFCIQDPDSLEEQTIELQLSIQDLYSFFKSQDESDNFLVFAYLKRLGFIVNLTDSNDCDTTSFFPPPKKSILSNILNIYNTIRSIFTFHKLSLFNAFFYSKWNFLFNRYTTSGQIYVGLKKLIPFFKAPHTRYDLLSLNSQHKLSSDTSHKKQKLSNINFKPLKITFDVWKPQSNYKKKVPGLPDYQVVVFNKNDPHQRFPTYLEMRKIFDSLDYKFEYLSEITDDLSWNKYSYTNGMLRTAYLSSIKAKAQQQRSSQNPNNPKSKKKKNSRPTSQFVLQNRRLKNGYRSFLLCVIDSGIISFVKISETDFGSEDVWYVPPKNIKKYNK is encoded by the coding sequence ATGTCAACACTAGATAAAgattatgaaaatgatcCAACGAAGGATGCtttagatgatgatgaaatagatgatgatgaattaactCAAGATTGGTCAAAAATTGCTGCACTATCTAAAAAGAATCCCAACTACACCATACCAAAACGAGGTGAAAAAGATGCTGTGATAGATGGGACTAATGCTCAAGAATTGCTATTAAATAATGCTAGAAATGAAATGTTTGAAGCGTTAGAGAATTCTGTTAGAGGAACTATGATTAAGTCACAGGTTAAGGCATATTACTTGCCTCTACAACACGAAGCTATTGTCCCTCATCCAAAGGGAAATTTTTTACAATCAATGGGGAAAGCGGATAAACAAGGAAGAGTCTTTCTGAAATTTCATGAATTTCTATACTTGGCAGAAAGAGGAACAATTACACCATACCAAACTTTTTGCATTCAGGATCCCGATTCGCTAGAAGAACAAACTATCGAACTTCAATTGTCAATCCAAGATCTTtactctttttttaaatcacAGGATGAatctgataattttttagtGTTCGCCTATTTGAAACGTTTAGGGTTCATTGTAAACCTTACAGACTCTAATGATTGTGATACTACTTCATTTTTCCCTCCTCCCAAGAAATCGATACTTAGTAACAtactaaatatttacaatacTATTCGCAGCATATTCACATTTCataaattatctttatttaatgcATTCTTTTACTCAAAATGGAACTTCTTATTTAATAGATATACCACAAGTGGGCAAATATATGTTGGATTGAAAAAACTAAttccattttttaaagCACCACATACAAGATATGACCTcttatcattaaattctCAGCACAAACTCTCCTCTGATACATCtcataaaaaacaaaaactcTCAAATATCAACTTTAAGCcattaaaaataacttTCGATGTCTGGAAACCACAGTccaattataaaaaaaaagtaccTGGTTTGCCAGATTATCAAGTTGTTGTCTTTAACAAAAATGATCCACATCAAAGATTTCCAACTTACTTAGAAATGAGAAAGATATTTGATTCCTTAGATTATAAATTTGAGTATTTGTCTGAAATTACTGATGATTTATCTTGGAACAAATATTCATACACCAATGGAATGCTTCGAACGGCTTACTTGAGTTCTATCAAGGCAAAGGCACAGCAACAGAGATCAAGTCAAAATCCTAATAATCCAAAAAgtaagaaaaagaaaaattctaGGCCAACTTCCCAGTTCGTATTACAAAATAGAAGGTTAAAGAATGGATACAGAAGCTTTTTATTATGCGTAATTGACTCTGGCATAATCAGTTTTGTGAAAATTTCAGAAACTGATTTTGGTTCTGAAGACGTATGGTATGTTCCACCAAAGAacatcaaaaaatataataaataa
- the TBLA0B04530 gene encoding uncharacterized protein (similar to Saccharomyces cerevisiae SEC16 (YPL085W); ancestral locus Anc_8.562), protein MNNNMVELDTNNSDKTVPDITEQTLIDMPTLSNGEIHQPQAEAVDEAIEKAETNSSISDMFGAHADEEDFLTSILNNSNPENTTDIIENNAIVEDNSVTENEDINNNNDIIEHSSTIADNGATENSSIIESNAAPENNGITESKAVSEDKDINENKDISDNNGIIDNDGIIETSTTSKNNDIIETSDTSKNNNSVENNGTFEKNNTIENIDVIQNIAVTENNNITEENDTFQNDGVPENDNISEKNAGPKNKGIIDSTNTVQNNVISENNDTDESNGISEKNVVTKDNTIAENNDTFQYDGIPPNNDIIQNSEINEKNTITEHNSASENNPISEKNTIIENNGRATENNSIPEKNAVSENNDINRNNDNAQNNGIPENNDIVKNKNTGDKNAVTEKHGTTENRDIPANNDITENKNISEINDTTEDKGISENNVITENKDISANSTIPEHEDISENNAILEHENINENNTIPEHEGISENNVITEHKDINEYNSITEHEEISDNNGLAENNDTSRNDIGDNNEIIKNNNFTGNNNIIENHDTTESTGPIKANTITGNIDIIQNSSTAENSDNNSLTENAYITKHNNITENTSISENNNTIENNNTTELANITESNKISSSSVTPTQLKKKFSFLDNDDDLLLDDDSDSFLESSDDEPADNHETKIDSRPSIIDSTKENLFTPQPVKSKYEPSDEKPSDILQTSRVGAIPPTGFVTPTPLKAQLAPQGPTKDVKKFESQKKKTDAYDFPLELVPHKNKLVPAKAVAVPVARIPSNNGAKIPAQKPLAASPIYGSSLPTTNHLTPSGVIHNQPRTGPQLNTAYPSSTSNLYSNSPTQGPGLQSRARGLSSSSNPGGMPTPSNERSRSNPYAPVNMTSPLPVNTSLKTSPLGNYGPRNPLGTKIPPVIATAFDTATITNAPLQTSPPPQTNLVVPGHNSVSHTRSSSIVYTPNKTGAGSRYAPHAHRSSFSMTQPNNITGYTGAPPVKPNIPTKPLQPTSLMANSDIIPPLSETDNHRMLSRQFPVFSWGLSNRFAYGLSSFSAQNNYIGGMSTSSTISDIKIVTTDSILRTNELIKTFPGPLVHNKTKLKDVEKWLDKAIEDEQKNNSRLTLLIWSLLRLITSGNYDLKAISSIIFNSHEQEAQLNHLVTDSRQLPNAFKLDPNSQLKVLTLIQLGRRDEALNLALSKQDFSMAIIVSSLMGKNKWSEIVGKYLEHELLNNGQNEVSHSVTIFEIILEVAVGNGKVAVGKFYSNLSRGSWATKEWRTITASVLNNSMLPDSNQQNTLSPSLIEFLVEFGIFLSKRGETLASSILFMIAKIPLSNNEVLIETDVKFSYIANPVTSYSAIWSEIYAFCTTSDTKSMESTYLLAQKLYHAHYLQERGLTSLASKYIDNLSPILKSKAKSDPICMNLSLHLEELTTRISSSNNSWLTKPKLSSVWDQLDKSFNKYIGGDSDIPSKTIVEKKVFNNFTPLSSRNNSTHDLSIPSPFSHHGLPHANYGNLNVKESPKQLITPFMNSPDRRHISSKPINNLQPLGHAPLLGTTEPIANGNIQQGSSFIQPPLRRVQTEQGMLARNVLSKDTKPHNPYAPKVSNSKKITGSNMLESLSISKNLSSPSKPILSVPPNDISDIAKEDTNAPSQSTGISHVSPQNSFSETSSVGLPSNAHIKTYTNTGIDELIELKSKKSTISAPPIKKYAPPILPDTNYSISTATSSTTTTTTMTNNNNNVTLSIPEQNKEYTVEDSNLSEAVNVAKIASEEEHPALNNEKRYSTTSLNEEKLLKELTLDDYNTRTSDPVEGTDSELMGVEEEWNNTIIEHKLDGTLNNNSNQMPPLPADVPATLEDTTDMTDPKPVYDAMKDKKTEKSITISNQSKSEYTPIAQGSYGKSHSTSYMPVLNNNISLTLPQNTIQNSEELVSVKEKAFQDSYTPVQPIAPTPPTSTRGSGSKGLANRYAPSMPSVHNSNNYLSEQPAPVTANRKSSYTPYTPPISSSSNIPFNTNDGTSPDPSRTANEKPSIRLAASVRNGVIRPDQDFTIGSSRSNSITSTGMARTMSVLSSAADVSIIYEGGVGVYNDIIEDESESDEENPSTSKVSRWLKRQTKGRRRTEEKERSRGKKRKRMRRGKERKEKKKSVQNSNNSANKADANGWFGWLKKDPNEKKVIKAKLGHKSNFYYDEKLKRWISKDATEEEKQSVAAPPPPPPIMKKKKVPSPLGNTAPPPTNIPSSSPSSFILPSTDNGKSDLPNPDFANSSPSISTSPFSQSTPALENSGTNAPPLGASTPSLPIGGGPRSTKRSSNLPGKNTSGIDDLLSLTSKAPPSGRKKKKPGRGYVNVLEKN, encoded by the coding sequence ATGAATAACAACATGGTTGAATTAGACACAAATAATTCTGACAAGACAGTTCCAGATATCACGGAACAAACGCTTATAGATATGCCCACATTATCTAACGGGGAAATACATCAGCCACAGGCTGAAGCCGTAGACGAGGCAATTGAGAAGGCTGAAACAAATAGCAGTATTAGTGATATGTTTGGGGCTCACGCTGATGAAGAGGATTTTCTAACTAGTATCCTCAATAACTCTAACCCTGAGAATACTACTGATATCATTGAAAACAATGCTATAGTCGAAGATAATAGCGTCactgaaaatgaagatatcaataataataatgatataattgaaCATAGTTCGACAATTGCAGATAATGGTGCCACTGAAAATAGTAGTATAATTGAAAGTAACGCTGCTCCTGAAAATAATGGCATTACTGAAAGTAAAGCTGTTAGTGAAGATAAggatattaatgaaaataaggATATCAgtgataataatggtataattgataatgatggTATAATTGAAACCAGTACTActagtaaaaataatgatataattgAGACTAGTGACACgagtaaaaataataattctgttgaaaataatggtacatttgaaaaaaataataccattgaaaatattgatgtAATTCAAAACATTGCCGTaactgaaaataataatataactgAAGAGAATGATACCTTTCAAAATGATGGTGTACCTGAAAATGATAACATcagtgaaaaaaatgcaggacctaaaaataaaggtaTAATTGACAGTACTAATactgttcaaaataatgttatatctgaaaataatgacaCTGATGAAAGTAATGGCAttagtgaaaaaaatgttgTAACTAAAGATAATACTATAgctgaaaataatgataccTTTCAATATGATGGTATACCtccaaataatgatatcatCCAGAATAGTGAAATCAATGAAAAGAACACTATAACTGAACATAATAGTGCGTCTGAAAATAACCCTATatctgaaaaaaatactataattgaaaataatggtaGAGCTactgaaaataattctatacCTGAAAAGAATGCCGTAAGTGAAAATAACGATATCAATAGAAACAATGATAACGCTCAAAATAATGGTATAcctgaaaataatgatatcgttaaaaataaaaatactgGTGATAAAAATGCTGTAACTGAAAAACATGGTACTACCGAAAATAGAGATATACCtgcaaataatgatataactgaaaataaaaatattagtgAGATTAATGATACAACTGAAGATAAAGGCATCAGTGAAAACAATGTTATAACTGAGAATAAAGACATAAGTGCAAATAGTACTATACCGGAACATGAAGACATTAGTGAAAATAATGCTATACTGGAACATGAAAACatcaatgaaaataatactatacCGGAACATGAAGGCATTAGTGAAAACAATGTCATAACTGAACATAAAGACATCAATGAATACAATTCCATAACTGAACATGAAGAAATCAGTGATAACAATGGTCTAgctgaaaataatgataccAGTAGAAATGACATTGGTGacaataatgaaataattaaaaataataacttcactggaaataataatataattgaaaatcaCGATACCACTGAAAGTACCGGTCCAATTAAAGCTAATACCATCACCGgaaatattgatataattcaaaatagtAGTACTGCCGAAAATAGTGACAATAATAGTCTTACTGAAAATGCTTATATCACTaaacataataatatcactGAAAATACTTCTATatctgaaaataataataccattgaaaacaataataccaCTGAACTTGCTAATATCACAGAAAGTAACAAGATAAGCTCTTCATCTGTTACTCCTACGCAGCTGAAAAAGAAGTTTTCATTTCtagataatgatgatgatttacTATTAGATGATGACAGTGATAGCTTTTTGGAATCATCCGATGATGAACCTGCTGACAATCATGAAACTAAAATTGATAGTAGACCTTCAATTATTGATTCAACTAAAGAGAACTTATTTACTCCTCAACCAGTAAAGTCGAAGTATGAGCCATCGGACGAAAAGCCATCTGATATATTACAGACATCTCGAGTTGGCGCAATTCCACCTACAGGCTTCGTTACTCCAACTCCCCTAAAGGCTCAATTGGCACCTCAAGGTCCAACAAAAGatgttaaaaaatttgaaagccaaaaaaagaaaactgATGCTTATGATTTTCCACTCGAGTTAGTTCCACATAAAAACAAACTAGTACCAGCCAAGGCAGTTGCAGTTCCAGTTGCAAGAATTCCCTCCAATAATGGTGCTAAGATACCAGCCCAGAAACCCCTGGCGGCATCTCCAATATATGGAAGCTCATTACCAACTACAAACCATTTAACACCATCGGGCGTGATTCACAATCAACCAAGAACGGGACCGCAACTCAACACAGCATATCCATCTTCTACGTCTAATTTATATTCGAATTCTCCAACTCAGGGCCCAGGCCTTCAATCTAGAGCAAGGGGTCTCAGCAGCAGTTCTAATCCAGGAGGTATGCCAACACCAAGCAATGAACGTAGCCGTTCTAATCCATATGCACCCGTGAATATGACATCTCCATTACCGGTTAATACTTCTTTGAAAACTAGTCCATTAGGTAATTATGGACCTCGTAATCCTCTGGGTACTAAAATTCCTCCTGTGATAGCTACTGCATTTGACACAGCAACTATAACCAATGCACCATTACAAACATCTCCTCCTCCTCAAACTAACTTAGTGGTACCTGGCCACAATAGTGTCTCACATACTCGTTCCTCATCTATTGTTTACACCCCAAATAAAACTGGAGCTGGCTCCCGTTATGCACCTCACGCACACAGATCGAGTTTTTCTATGACTCAACCGAATAACATTACTGGATATACTGGAGCACCCCCTGTGAAACCAAACATTCCTACGAAACCTCTGCAACCCACTTCTTTAATGGCAAACTCTGATATTATCCCACCATTATCTGAGACAGATAATCACAGAATGCTTTCAAGACAATTTCCTGTATTTTCTTGGGGATTATCTAATCGATTTGCTTATGGattatcttcattttctgcACAAAATAACTATATAGGTGGGATGTCAACTAGTTCTACTATTTCAGATATTAAGATTGTTACAACAGATAGTATTCTAAGAACAAATGAGCTAATAAAAACATTCCCTGGCCCATTAGTACataataaaactaaattAAAAGACGTTGAAAAATGGCTTGACAAAGCTATAGAAGATGAACAGAAAAACAATTCACGTCTCACCTTGCTAATCTGGTCTTTATTACGTTTAATAACAAGTGGAAATTACGATTTGAAAGCCATTTCATcgatcattttcaattcacATGAACAGGAAGCTCAGTTAAATCACCTAGTCACTGATTCTAGGCAATTACCAAATGCTTTCAAATTAGATCCAAATTCCCAATTAAAGGTCTTAACACTAATTCAGTTGGGAAGAAGAGATGAGGCTTTGAATTTAGCACTATCTAAACAAGACTTCTCAATGGCTATTATAGTGTCAAGTTTGATGGGTAAGAATAAATGGAGTGAGATTGTTGGAAAGTATTTAGAACATGAACTACTAAATAATGGACAAAATGAGGTAAGCCATAGTGTAACTATTTTTGAGATCATTTTGGAAGTAGCTGTTGGAAATGGTAAGGTTGCAGTTGgcaaattttattcaaactTATCTAGAGGGTCATGGGCTACAAAAGAATGGAGAACAATTACTGCAAGTGTGTTAAATAACTCAATGCTTCCTGACTCTAATCAACAAAATACTCTATCTCCGTCgctaattgaatttttagttGAATTTGGTATTTTTCTAAGCAAGCGCGGCGAAACCTTAGCATCatctatattatttatgatAGCAAAAATTCCTTTGTCAAATAATGAGGTCCTTATTGAGACAGATGTCAAATTTAGCTATATTGCAAATCCAGTAACTTCGTATTCTGCAATTTGGTCTGAAATCTACGCATTTTGTACTACTTCTGATACAAAAAGCATGGAGTCGACTTATCTGCTAGCCCAAAAACTTTACCACGCACACTACTTACAGGAGCGTGGATTAACGTCTCTAGCTTCTAAATacattgataatttatctCCAATTTTGAAGTCAAAAGCTAAAAGTGACCCTATTTGTATGAACTTATCTCTTCATCTAGAAGAACTAACTACCAGAATTTCCAGTTCTAACAATAGTTGGTTAACAAAGCCTAAATTAAGTTCCGTATGGGACCAATTGGATAAATCATTCAATAAATACATTGGTGGTGATTCAGATATCCCTTCCAAGACAATTGTGGAGAAAAAAGTCTTCAACAACTTCACACCACTTTCATCTAGGAATAATTCGACTCACGATTTATCAATTCCTTCACCATTCAGTCACCATGGCCTTCCTCACGCAAATTATGGTAACTTAAATGTTAAGGAATCACCAAAACAACTTATAACACCGTTTATGAATTCACCTGACAGGCGTCATATATCTTCAAAGCCAATTAACAACTTACAACCTCTTGGCCATGCGCCACTCCTAGGCACTACTGAGCCAATTGCAAACGGAAATATTCAACAGGGTTCCTCATTCATTCAACCACCATTGCGAAGAGTTCAAACTGAACAGGGAATGCTTGCAAGAAATGTGCTATCTAAAGATACCAAACCTCATAACCCCTATGCACCAAAGGTATCTAACTCTAAAAAAATCACTGGAAGTAATATGCTAGAGAGCTTAAGcatttctaaaaatttatcatctCCTTCTAAACCGATCCTCAGTGTCCCTCCTAATGATATCTCAGACATCGCTAAAGAAGATACTAACGCTCCCTCACAATCGACTGGTATTTCCCATGTATCACCACAAAACTCATTTTCTGAAACCTCGTCTGTAGGCCTGCCATCTAATGCTCATATCAAAACTTATACTAATACTGGTATTGATGAGCTTATTGAACTAAAAAGCAAGAAATCAACAATATCAGCTCCAccaattaagaaatatgCACCACCAATTCTACCAGATACTAATTACTCTATCTCTACAGCTACTTCttctactactactactactactatgactaataataataataatgtgaCACTTTCTATTCCTgaacaaaataaagaatatacAGTTGAAGATTCTAATTTATCCGAAGCTGTTAACGTTGCTAAGATAGCTTCAGAAGAAGAACATCCAGCACTAAACAatgaaaaaagatattcaaCGACATCgttaaatgaagaaaagtTGTTGAAAGAATTGACATTGGACGACTACAATACTAGGACTAGCGATCCAGTTGAGGGTACTGATTCAGAATTGATGGGAGTTGAGGAAGAATGGAACAATACAATAATCGAACATAAACTTGATGGGACTTTAAACAACAACTCTAACCAAATGCCTCCATTACCAGCTGATGTGCCTGCAACGTTGGAAGACACTACAGATATGACAGATCCTAAACCTGTTTATGATGCTATGAAGGATAagaaaacagaaaaaagtATCACCATTTCCAATCAAAGCAAATCGGAATACACACCGATTGCTCAAGGTTCATATGGAAAGTCTCACTCCACGTCATACATGCCGGTTTTGAATAACAATATATCCCTAACCTTACCACAGAATACAATACAAAATAGCGAGGAACTCGTATCCGTCAAAGAAAAGGCATTCCAAGATTCATATACCCCTGTTCAACCAATAGCTCCAACTCCTCCTACAAGTACACGGGGTTCAGGAAGTAAGGGTCTAGCGAATCGCTACGCTCCATCTATGCCATCTGTGCATAACTCTAACAACTATTTGTCCGAACAACCTGCGCCTGTAACTGCGAATAGAAAAAGTAGTTATACGCCGTATACACCTCCTATAAGCTCTTCCAGTAATATTCCTTTCAATACTAATGATGGCACTAGCCCTGATCCAAGCCGTACAGCTAATGAGAAACCTAGTATTAGACTTGCAGCTTCTGTAAGAAATGGTGTTATTAGACCTGACCAAGATTTTACCATTGGAAGTTCAAGGTCCAACAGCATTACATCTACTGGGATGGCACGTACAATGTCGGTTCTAAGCTCTGCTGCTGATGTTTCAATTATCTACGAGGGAGGTGTTGGAGTTTATAACGATATCATTGAAGATGAATCAGAGTCTGACGAGGAAAATCCATCTACAAGTAAAGTAAGTCGTTGGCTGAAGAGACAGACAAAAGGCAGAAGAAGAactgaagaaaaagaaagaagcAGAggaaagaaaagaaagagGATGAGGAGaggaaaagaaagaaaagaaaagaaaaaatcagTCCAGAACTCCAATAATTCTGCTAATAAAGCTGATGCAAATGGATGGTTTGGATGGCTAAAAAAGGATCCAAATGAAAAGAAGGTTATTAAGGCCAAACTAGGCCacaaatcaaatttttacTACGACGAGAAATTAAAACGGTGGATTAGCAAAGATGCAACGGAGGAAGAAAAACAATCGGTTGCTGCCCCACCTCCTCCACCTCCaattatgaaaaagaagaaagttCCATCTCCTCTCGGTAATACAGCTCCACCACCCACTAATATTCCCAGCTCAAGCCCCTCATCGTTTATTTTACCAAGCACTGACAATGGAAAGTCTGATCTACCTAACCCAGATTTTGCTAATTCATCTCCCTCAATATCTACCTCACCTTTTTCGCAATCAACCCCAGCACTTGAGAATTCTGGTACAAATGCTCCTCCATTAGGCGCTTCAACTCCATCTCTACCTATAGGTGGCGGACCCAGATCTACTAAACGCTCATCTAATTTACCTGGTAAAAATACTAGTGGTATTGATGATCTATTAAGTTTGACTTCAAAAGCTCCCCCATCAGGcagaaaaaagaagaaaccTGGCAGAGGATATGTGAATGTTCTAGAAAAGAACTAA
- the TBLA0B04560 gene encoding 60S ribosomal protein eL21 (similar to Saccharomyces cerevisiae RPL21A (YBR191W) and RPL21B (YPL079W); ancestral locus Anc_8.553) codes for MGKSHGYRSRTRYMFQRDFRKHGTIALSTYLKVYKVGDIVDIKANGSIQKGMPHKFYQGKTGVVYNVTKSSVGVIINKMVGNRYLEKRLNLRVEHVKHSKCRQEFLERVKSNAAKKAEAKAKGIPVQLKRQPAQPREATVVSTVGNIPQTLAPVPYETFI; via the exons ATGGGTAAATC ACACGGTTACAGATCTCGTACTCGTTACATGTTCCAACGTGACTTTAGAAAGCACGGTACCATTGCTTTGTCCACCTACTTAAAGGTCTACAAGGTTGGTGACATTGTTGACATCAAAGCCAACGGTTCTATCCAAAAGGGTATGCCACACAAGTTCTACCAAGGTAAGACTGGTGTTGTTTACAACGTTACCAAGTCTTCTGTTGGTGTTATCATCAACAAAATGGTTGGTAACAGATACTTGGAAAAGAGATTGAACTTGAGGGTTGAACACGTCAAGCACTCCAAATGTAGACAAGAATTTTTGGAAAGAGTTAAGTCCAATGCTGCCAAGAAGGCTGAAGCTAAGGCTAAGGGTATTCCAGTCCAATTGAAGAGACAACCAGCTCAACCAAGAGAAGCTACCGTTGTTTCTACTGTCGGTAACATCCCACAAACTTTGGCTCCAGTTCCATACGAAACTTTCATTTAA
- the TBLA0B04550 gene encoding 40S ribosomal protein uS4 (similar to Saccharomyces cerevisiae RPS9B (YBR189W) and RPS9A (YPL081W); ancestral locus Anc_8.554) has protein sequence MPRAPRTYSKTYSTPKRPYESSRLDAELKLAGEFGLKNKREIYRISFQLSKIRRAARDLLTRDEKDPKRLFEGNALIRRLVRVGVLSEDKKKLDYVLALKVEDFLERRLQTQVYKLGLAKSVHHARVLITQRHIAVGKQIVNIPSFMVRLDSEKHIDFAYYLSIRWC, from the exons ATGCCAA GAGCTCCAAGAACTTACTCTAAGACCTACTCTACCCCAAAGAGACCATACGAATCTTCTCGTTTGGACGCTGAATTGAAATTAGCTGGTGAATTCGGTTTGAAGAACAAGAGAGAAATTTACAGAATTTCTTTCCAATTGTCTAAGATCCGTCGTGCTGCCAGAGATTTATTGACCAGAGATGAAAAAGACCCAAAGAGATTATTCGAAGGTAATGCTTTGATCAGAAGATTAGTCAGAGTTGGTGTCTTATCTGAAGATAAGAAGAAGTTAGATTATGTTTTAGCTTTGAAGGTTGAAGATTTCTTGGAAAGAAGATTGCAAACCCAAGTCTACAAGTTAGGTTTAGCTAAATCTGTCCACCACGCCAGAGTCTTGATTACTCAAAGACACATTGCCGTTGGTAAGCAAATTGTCAACATCCCATCTTTCATGGTCAGATTAGACTCTGAAAAGCACATTGACTTTGCTTACTACCTCTCCATTCGGTGGTGCTAG